CTACGCGAGCGCAGTACGGAACAGACGCCGGATCTCGGCGAAACGGAACCGCACTTTGGCTGGGTCACCCGTGCCCTGGGAGCGCGAGGTCCAGGCAGTTCATCGAACCCCCAGCGGTACGTTACAGTCACTCGTTGTCACGAGTGTCCACAGAGGGGGCCCGCGTGCGGGAGCGGACGATTCTGCCCGATGTGGTCCGGCAGCGGCGGTGACCAACCCGCTGGTCGCCGCGGCGGCAGAGACCGGACCCACCCCCTGGGCCGGCGTCTGGATCCTGGAGGACATCGAGCTCATCCACACCGGCATCCGCGACGGCAACTGGATCGACGGCACCCTCGGCGTCATCAGCGCCAGCCTCGACAGCCTCGCCCTGGTCTCCGACCCCGCCGGCGCCCTCCTGCAGTACGGCATCGCCTGGCTCATCGAACACGTCAAACCCCTCACCGAAGCCCTCGACTGGCTCGCCGGCGACCCCGCCCAGATCACCGCCCACGCCCACACCTGGCGCAACACCGCCGCCAGCCTCCACGACGACGCCGCCGACCTCACCCGCGACACCCGCACCGACCTCACCGACTGGCACGGCCCCGCCGCCACCGCCTACCGCACCTGGGCCCACCAACAACACCAGGCCATCACCGGCCTCGCCCACGCCGCCGACACCCTCGCCACCATCACCGAAACCAGCGCTGGCCTCGTCGCCGCCGTCCGACTCCTCGTCCGCGACGCCATCGCCACCTGCGTCTCCCGCCTCACCGTGTACGCCATCGAACTCGTCGCCACCGCCGGCCTCGCCACCCCCCTCGTCATCGAACAGGTCACCACCCTCGTCGCCGCCTGGGCCGCCCGCATCACCAAACTCCTCCGCGCCCTCATCACCAGCCTCCGCCACCTCATCCCCACCACCCGCCGCCTCGCCGACCTCATCAACAACCTCAAACAAGCACTCCAACGGCTGGGGTCAGCGCCAGCCGACGTCGACACTCTGAGCAGGGTACGTAGAAGAGGCGCCGGGCCACGAATGCCGATGAACCTTCAGTCGGTGCAGACGATCGCAAGCAAGTACCACATCGATATCTCGGACATCCAGGTCAGTATCAACAACAGAATGTCGGGCGTATGCGGGGTAACCAAACCGGACCAATCCGTCACGCTTTGCCGCGATGCTTTCCGCAGCGAAGAGGACTTGGCCCGTACCCTTGAACACGAACGCTTCCACGTCTCGGAGCTTCGGAGCGGCCTCCCCTACCCGACAGCCAAGCAGGCCGAGGCCTTCGAGGACCGTGCCTACATCCATGAGCAACAGTGGTGGGAGAATCAGCCCCAGCGACCTGACGGGAGCCGTTGATGGCGAGTTTCGACGACTGGCTTGAAGCCTACGATCACGTCTACCGTACTTCGCCAGGTTCATCCGATCTGCCCTGCCCGAACTGCGGCCGCTCCACGCTACGGCTCGTTTTCACGGGACCGCCCGACATGGACGTCGGATACGCCTCTTTCTGGTGTGACACCTGTCTGGAGGGCATCCACATCTCACGGGCCGTCATACCTGCCGGTGCCATCGTCCGCTCCCTGGCTACCGCAGCTGCCGAACGCGTACCTGCGGTTCCGGACTATCACCTCGCGGTTTGATCACCGCGCCAGGTTGTCGTCAGCGCTGAGGCGCTTTCGGGGAGCAGTGCGAGCACGTTCCCATTGCCGGGAAGAGGCCGATCGGTCACAGCCCCGCGACCAGCAGTCGCATCGACCGGATGGCCGACCGTACCTCCTGGAGGTAGTGGGCGGCGGTGAGGGCCGGACCGGGTCGGCCGTTCATCATGCCCGCCGGGTCGACACCGATCGTCTCCACCGCACAGCCGTACGGGATGCCGAGCACCCGGATCGCGTCGGCATGCTGGAACGGCACGAAATGCTCCGTGGTGACCAGCAGGACCCGCTGTCCCGGTCCCAGCCGCCCCACCGACTCCGCCCAGAAGGTGCAGGTGTCGGCGGTGTTGGCCCGACGCCCCGGGTCGGAGGAGGGCGCGGCGAGGACCCGGATCCGCGTACCCCCCGGCGTCCGGTACTCCCGGGTCCGGCAGGAGTCCTGCGGCCGGTCGGCCACCATCGCCCCGGAGTCGCCACCGCGCACCGCGTCGGGAAAGCTCGCGCGCACGGCGATGTCCATGGCGTCGAACTCGTCGCCGCACTCCCCCAGCGCCCACTCCACCGCCATCGCCCGCTCCGGCGCGGTCAGCGGCCGGAAGCTGCCCAGCCCGCAGACCTCCGGACTGTCGATACTCCCGTCCAGCAGCCCGGCCGCGTGACCGGCCCGCGCCAGGCAACCCCGCAGCAGCCCGCCGTGGATCAGCACGTGATCGTAGGCCCGCCCGTCGGGCAGGTCACGGTGGCGCAACCCGAGCGCGGCAGCCGCCGCCACCACCCGCGCGGTCACCTCCACCGAAAATTCCGTGGGTACGGCCGCAGCCCGCTCCCGGCCACGCCGGAAGTCCCAGTGCCGGGCCGAGATCTCCTCCAGCCCGGTCAACACCGCGCCGATGTCACCGGTGGGCCACCGCTGCCCGAAGCACTCCACCAGATCCCGCAGCGCGGTGGAGGTCACCCAGTCGGTGATCTCCGCACGCAGGGTGTCGACGTCCGACTCGGCCCGTCCCCGCCACTGCGGCAGCCCCACCCGCACCCCGTTGACCATCAGCGCTACCTCTCGGATCGTCCCGTCCTCGGACACGAAGATCCAAAATACCCAAGCAGCTCACTCAGACCGACCTACCACGTCGCGCCCCGCTGGACCACCCGAAGCACTCGCCGGTCCACCCTCCCCACGCCCCCGCGAGGTGCCCGCCACCGGCTGACGGCCCCGACCCCGGCCCGATCGCCGCCCGTTGTGACACTCACCGAGCGCCGTGGGGCACCACCGTCACAGATGTCCCACAACAACCAGGATGTTGTCCCCACCTGTCCGCCCGAGACCACTACAACCAGGAAGCTGTCGCCTGCCGGCGCTGCCGGAGCGTCAGGGCTCGCGCGTCCACAGTCGAGGGTCGTTCACGAAGACGCCCTTGCCCTGGTGCCGCCGAATCACCCGCAACGCCTCCAGCCGGACGTAGACCATCTGGATCGTGGTGGTCCCGACGGCGTTGTCCGCCGCCAGTTGGGCGATCGAGGGCAGCTTCTCCCCGGGATTGAGCCGTTTGCTCTTGACGGCGGCGACGATGTCCTCGGCGATACGTATGTAGTCAGGGGTCGAAGGCATGGCGCTCCTCGGGAGTCGGCGCAGGCTGTCGTCCGCCCAGCCGAGGTATGCAGGTTTGGCCGAGCGAGGTTCAAGGTTCGCGCATCCACAGCCGGGGATCGTTCACGAACACGCCCTTGCCCTGGTGCCGCCGAATCACCCGTAGACCTTCCAGGCGGACGTAGGCCATCTTGATCGTGGATGGGCTGACCTCGTGAATCTCCTCCAACTCGGCGATCGAGGGCAGCTTGTCGCCCGACTTCAAGCGGCCGGTGTGCACTGCGGCGACGATGTCATCGGCGATGCGGACGTAGTCGGCGGTAGTCGGCATAGCCCTTCCCTGTTGGGCACGAAGATCCGATCAGGCAAGGTGCACTCTCAAGAGTTGCGGCCCCATCGATACGGCGTCAGGGCTCGCGCATCCACAGCCGAGGGTCGTTCACGAAGACGCCCTTGCCCTGGTGCCGCCGAATCACCCGCAACGCCTCCAGCCGCACGTAGGCCAACTGGACGGTCCCGTAGCTGACCCCGTAGCGCTTGCGGGTCTCGTCGACCGAGGGCAGGCGGTCACCTGGCTTGAGCCTGCCGGCCTGCACGTCGGTGATGACGTCGTCGGCGATGCGTAGATATCCGGCTGACTCGGGCATGTCACTCCTCGCGTGGCAACCCGATTCGACCACAACCAAAACATCTCCACAAAGTTCTTTGACTTCACCATGTTCCCTAGTTATGTTTACCGAGAGTCGTCCTCGCGTGGCAACGGGTACGGCTCACCCCCTCCGTCGGGGCGGGTGCGTGCGTCGTGCCCGTACCTGTTCCGGCCGTTCAGGGCTGGCCGTGTGGTCGTACCGCCGATTGGGGCTGCGACGGCGTGGCCGGCGGGGCCGTCCGCAGCCGGCGGTGGACGGCCCCGCCTCCACCCCACCGCGGCACGTCCCGCGCTCCCCCATGCTCCGGAAAGGATCGTCGTGGCTCAGGTGTACCGCTCCGGCCAGCCCCTCGGGACCGGCCGGCCGGCCCGGCTGACGCCCCGCGAGGTGCGCTACC
Above is a window of Micromonospora yangpuensis DNA encoding:
- a CDS encoding winged helix-turn-helix domain-containing protein, translating into MPESAGYLRIADDVITDVQAGRLKPGDRLPSVDETRKRYGVSYGTVQLAYVRLEALRVIRRHQGKGVFVNDPRLWMREP
- a CDS encoding winged helix-turn-helix domain-containing protein, with protein sequence MPTTADYVRIADDIVAAVHTGRLKSGDKLPSIAELEEIHEVSPSTIKMAYVRLEGLRVIRRHQGKGVFVNDPRLWMREP
- a CDS encoding WXG100 family type VII secretion target, producing the protein MTNPLVAAAAETGPTPWAGVWILEDIELIHTGIRDGNWIDGTLGVISASLDSLALVSDPAGALLQYGIAWLIEHVKPLTEALDWLAGDPAQITAHAHTWRNTAASLHDDAADLTRDTRTDLTDWHGPAATAYRTWAHQQHQAITGLAHAADTLATITETSAGLVAAVRLLVRDAIATCVSRLTVYAIELVATAGLATPLVIEQVTTLVAAWAARITKLLRALITSLRHLIPTTRRLADLINNLKQALQRLGSAPADVDTLSRVRRRGAGPRMPMNLQSVQTIASKYHIDISDIQVSINNRMSGVCGVTKPDQSVTLCRDAFRSEEDLARTLEHERFHVSELRSGLPYPTAKQAEAFEDRAYIHEQQWWENQPQRPDGSR
- a CDS encoding winged helix-turn-helix domain-containing protein, producing the protein MPSTPDYIRIAEDIVAAVKSKRLNPGEKLPSIAQLAADNAVGTTTIQMVYVRLEALRVIRRHQGKGVFVNDPRLWTREP